Genomic window (Croceicoccus sp. Ery15):
GCGCTACGGTCAGCACGCCCTGCAGCGCCAGTGTCATGACCGAAACCGCCAGATTGCGGATGCGCGCCAGATAGATCAGCGCCGCTTCGGATACGACTGCCGTCGCCGCCACGACTTCGGCCCCCAGCAGAAAGGCCAGCGCGCCCGTGCCGCCGACGAACCCCGGCCCGACAAGACCCATCACTGCCTCACCCGGAATGCCCAGCGCCAGCGCGACGCCGGTTTGCGCGGCAATGATCCAGAACCCCGCCTGACAGACCTGACGCGCGATGGCGGCATAATCCTTATCGTTCAGCTTGCGCACGATGACGGGGCCAAGGATCGGCTCGAAACTAGTCTTCAGCTTTTGCGGCAGGCTGGCGACCTGCACCGCGACATAATACACGCCGACGGTCGCCGGGCTGACGAATATGCCAAGGATTGCGATATCCAACCGCCGCGTGCCCCATTCGATCGCATCGGCCAGTGCCAGCGGCAGGTTCTCGCGCGCGATTTGCAGCAAGCGGATTGTCTGCGGTTTCCACCCGTGCGGAATGCCATACATGCGCAGCATAGGGATAAAGGCCGTCACCGCCGCCGCCACGACCGACAAAAGATAGCTGATCGCCAGCCCGCCCTCTGCCAGCGCGGGCACGAACAGCAGCGCACCTGCCGCGATGGACAGCACCCATGGTTCGACCACGGCGCGGCTTCGCACGGTGGCCGCGATATTGAACCGGAACGCCAACGCCGCCAGCATCACTTCGGTGACCGACAGAAACACCAGCGCAAAGGGCAACAGCAAATCCCACCGACTGTTCATGCCATTGGGAAACATCGGATCGGGAAAGATGAACAGTATCCCCGCCAACAGCGAGGAGAATAGCAGCGACAGCAGCAGCCCGTCTGCGATGACGGCGGATTCCTCGCGGTCACTTTGCCCCAGCTCTTTCGCAAGGCCGCGCTTCAGCCCCAAAGTCGCGAGTTGTCCGCCAATCTCGATAATGATCAGTGCAGAGGCAAAGCGCCCCAGCTGGTCCGCGCCGTAAAACCGGCCCGCGATAAACAGAAACGGCAAGCGGGCGACAAGGCGCAGCAGAAAGCCGAAGAAATTGGTGCGCCCGCCCTTGGCCAGCGTGGCCAGATCGTTCGATGCGCCATCTTTGTCCTGTTCGCCCTGCGGACCCTGCGCCGTATCGGGCGCGCCGTTCTGGCCGGTCACGGCGTTTCCATCTCGGGCCGCAGCGGACGCGCCAGAATGCCGCGCACCATGTCATTCGCGGTCGTTTCGCCCGCCAGCAGGGCGCAAACCGCCTGCGTTATGGGCATGGCGATGCCCAGATCATCGGCCAGCGCGTTGAGAACAGGGGCGGTAAATGCCCCTTCGGCAACGGTACGGCGATTGGCCATCAATTCGGCAGCGGGCGTCCCTGCGGCCAAAGCGCGGCCCAGCGAGAAATTGCGGCTGGAGGTCGACGAACAGGTCAGCACCAGATCGCCCAGCCCGCACAGGCCCGACAGGGTTTCCGCCTGCGCCCCGCGCGCAAGGCCAAAGCGCAACATCTCGGCATAACCGCGCGCGATGGTGGCCGCCCGCGCGTTCTGGCCCAGTGCCAGCCCGTCGACCACACCGCATGCGATGGCGAGTACGTTTTTTACCGCGCCCCCGATCTCGGCACCGGTCATGTCGTCAGAGTAATAGGGCCGGAAGCTCGGCCTGGCGATCTGTGCCGACAGGCGCTGCCATTGCGCATCGCCGCCAGTGCACGCCAGCGTGACTGCGGTGGGCAATCCGGCTGCCACTTCATGCGCAAAAGTGGGGCCCGACAGTACCGCAAGCTGCGCATCGGGCGCCGCATCATGCGCAACATCGGCCATCAAACGGCCCGATCCGGCTTCGATCCC
Coding sequences:
- a CDS encoding lipopolysaccharide biosynthesis protein — translated: MTGQNGAPDTAQGPQGEQDKDGASNDLATLAKGGRTNFFGFLLRLVARLPFLFIAGRFYGADQLGRFASALIIIEIGGQLATLGLKRGLAKELGQSDREESAVIADGLLLSLLFSSLLAGILFIFPDPMFPNGMNSRWDLLLPFALVFLSVTEVMLAALAFRFNIAATVRSRAVVEPWVLSIAAGALLFVPALAEGGLAISYLLSVVAAAVTAFIPMLRMYGIPHGWKPQTIRLLQIARENLPLALADAIEWGTRRLDIAILGIFVSPATVGVYYVAVQVASLPQKLKTSFEPILGPVIVRKLNDKDYAAIARQVCQAGFWIIAAQTGVALALGIPGEAVMGLVGPGFVGGTGALAFLLGAEVVAATAVVSEAALIYLARIRNLAVSVMTLALQGVLTVALIMLAQHFDLAEPFQAASVALALGLALAFASITKSRMLGRMLGQSINNFRWPLIWAIAPAVVVGYLFTLTPEWIELAIGAPAILATYGYVIWKRGFGPEDRVLFKSGNKAGASAEG
- a CDS encoding NAD(P)H-dependent glycerol-3-phosphate dehydrogenase: MNDAARIGVIGAGAWGTALAQMLAADGAPVTLWAREEEVVQGINSARRNALYLPDAPLSPSIVASSDLEAMAGFDTLLIVTPAQHLGSVMGGALAEFAGDAVLCAKGIEAGSGRLMADVAHDAAPDAQLAVLSGPTFAHEVAAGLPTAVTLACTGGDAQWQRLSAQIARPSFRPYYSDDMTGAEIGGAVKNVLAIACGVVDGLALGQNARAATIARGYAEMLRFGLARGAQAETLSGLCGLGDLVLTCSSTSSRNFSLGRALAAGTPAAELMANRRTVAEGAFTAPVLNALADDLGIAMPITQAVCALLAGETTANDMVRGILARPLRPEMETP